The following proteins are co-located in the Aquarana catesbeiana isolate 2022-GZ linkage group LG02, ASM4218655v1, whole genome shotgun sequence genome:
- the KCNA10 gene encoding potassium voltage-gated channel subfamily A member 10, whose amino-acid sequence MESLHEASISCEESRTDGNTDSSKKTTGEEHLDLPNQNSKWKQLINECLNEGDVSRYSKEYHDNLMSEQMRIEEGNQRVFINIAGLRYETQLKTLNEFPETLLGDPQKRINYFDSMRNEYFFDRNRPSFDGILYYYQSGGKIRRPANVPIDVFADEIVFYELGNEALDQFRDDEGFLKDPEIPLPNNDYHRQFWLLFEYPESSSAARGMALVSVLVIVISILIFCLETLPEFREEKDFNIFKNSGNYSESATYLNTFTDPFFLIESTCIIWFSFELVVRFAVCPSSSEFFQNIMNIIDIVSIIPYFVTLITELVKQTEPSVQQNMSLAILRIVRLVRVFRIFKLSRHSKGLQILGQTLKASMRELGLLIFFLFIGVILFSSAVYFAEVDEPNSQFISIPDGFWWAVVTMTTVGYGDMCPITLGGKMVGTLCAIAGVLTIALPVPVIVSNFNYFYHRETENEERQSLPMEIEKISLNNLTRSGSTTSLKKNNGSCIPDKNGKT is encoded by the coding sequence ATGGAATCCCTTCACGAGGCCTCAATAAGTTGTGAAGAGTCTCGCACTGATGGTAACACGGATTCAagtaaaaaaacaacaggagaagaACATTTAGATTTGCCCAACCAAAACTCCAAATGGAAGCAGCTTATCAATGAGTGTTTAAATGAGGGAGATGTTTCCAGATATTCTAAGGAATATCATGATAATCTGATGTCTGAACAAATGAGAATTGAGGAAGGAAACCAACGTGTTTTCATTAATATAGCTGGATTAAGATATGAGACACAGCTGAAGACACTTAATGAGTTCCCAGAGACACTCCTTGGGGATCCTCAAAAAAGAATTAATTATTTTGATTCTATGAGGAATGAATATTTTTTCGACAGAAATCGCCCAAGCTTTGATGGAATACTGTACTATTATCAGTCTGGTGGAAAAATAAGACGTCCAGCAAATGTCCCAATAGATGTGTTTGCAGATGAAATTGTGTTCTATGAGCTTGGAAATGAAGCCTTAGATCAATTTCGAGATGATGAAGGTTTTCTAAAGGATCCAGAAATACCTTTACCAAATAATGATTATCACAGACAGTTCTGGTTGCTCTTTGAATACCCTGAAAGTTCTAGTGCTGCAAGAGGAATGGCACTGGTTTCAGTTTTGGTAATCGTTATCTCCATACTTATCTTCTGTTTAGAAACTTTGCCAGAATTCAGAGAAGAAAAAGATTTTAACATTTTCAAGAATTCAGGGAATTATTCAGAAAGTGCAACATACTTGAACACCTTCACAGAtccattttttttaatagagtCAACTTGCATAATATGGTTTTCATTCGAACTCGTGGTTAGGTTTGCTGTCTGTCCAAGTTCCTCAGAGTTCTTCCAGAACATAATGAACATAATTGACATTGTGTCTATCATTCCCTATTTTGTAACACTTATCACTGAACTAGTGAAGCAGACAGAGCCCAGTGTACAACAAAACATGTCATTAGCAATTTTGAGGATTGTGCGGCTTGTTAGGGTATTTCGTATTTTTAAATTGTCAAGGCATTCAAAGGGACTTCAGATTTTAGGACAAACCTTAAAGGCAAGCATGAGAGAGCTTGGCTTGTTAATATTCTTTCTCTTCATTGGCGTCATTTTGTTTTCTAGTGCTGTATATTTTGCAGAAGTTGATGAGCCTAACTCTCAGTTCATCAGCATCCCAGATGGTTTCTGGTGGGCTGTAGTGACCATGACAACTGTTGGTTATGGAGATATGTGCCCTATTACATTGGGAGGTAAAATGGTAGGCACACTTTGTGCTATCGCTGGAGTCTTGACTATTGCTCTCCCAGTTCCAGTCATCGTATCaaactttaattatttctatcACAGGGAAACAGAGAATGAAGAACGGCAATCTTTACCCATGGAGATAGAGAAAATTAGC